The following are from one region of the Cystobacter fuscus DSM 2262 genome:
- a CDS encoding nuclear transport factor 2 family protein, producing the protein MTEQIATTDFRMATYETYLSAWTALPDDRRLQLLQASVTEGVVFTNPTKPRTGIDDLADHLRAFQTRVPGGSYRLVAMLGWEDNAIATWQFVDAAGNAGFTGYDVLAFDGEHRIKSILLFSNVPKQTLK; encoded by the coding sequence ATGACGGAGCAGATCGCGACGACGGACTTCCGCATGGCCACGTACGAGACGTATCTCTCCGCGTGGACGGCGCTCCCGGACGACCGACGGCTGCAACTGCTGCAGGCGAGCGTGACGGAGGGAGTCGTCTTCACGAACCCCACGAAACCGCGGACCGGCATCGACGACCTGGCCGACCACCTCAGGGCCTTCCAGACGCGGGTCCCGGGCGGCTCCTACCGCCTCGTTGCGATGCTCGGCTGGGAAGACAACGCCATCGCCACCTGGCAATTCGTCGACGCCGCGGGGAACGCTGGCTTCACGGGCTACGACGTCCTCGCCTTCGACGGCGAGCATCGCATCAAGAGCATCCTCCTCTTCAGCAACGTGCCGAAGCAGACTCTCAAGTAA
- a CDS encoding DUF1330 domain-containing protein, whose amino-acid sequence MIAFTPADFERFLREDDGAPVVMLNLLRFRPDGGRQRYLEYLQMAGPLVARYGAEILYAGDGMVPLAAEPGQAWDTVALVRYPSRRAFANMLADPAYALADPVRMSALSEAVLQPTRGISPA is encoded by the coding sequence ATGATTGCATTCACTCCCGCCGATTTCGAGCGCTTCCTCCGCGAGGACGACGGCGCGCCGGTCGTCATGCTCAACCTGCTCCGCTTCCGCCCCGACGGCGGACGGCAGCGCTACCTCGAATACCTGCAGATGGCGGGTCCGCTCGTCGCGCGCTACGGCGCGGAGATCCTCTACGCGGGCGACGGCATGGTGCCGCTCGCGGCGGAGCCGGGCCAGGCCTGGGACACCGTCGCCCTCGTCCGCTATCCGAGCCGGCGCGCCTTCGCGAACATGCTCGCCGATCCGGCGTACGCGCTCGCCGATCCCGTGCGCATGTCGGCGCTCTCGGAGGCGGTCCTGCAGCCCACGCGTGGTATTTCGCCGGCCTGA
- a CDS encoding DUF1428 domain-containing protein, with translation MTYIDGYLAPVPAHKREAYIALGKKTGAVLMEYGALRIVESWIDDESGDDSQFHAEDARGDLENRTDGMVTTFAQAMRTQGDEGVVFSWVEWPDKETRDRGLAAAMADPRMQVNDEEGAFDGKRLIASGFTPILEF, from the coding sequence ATGACCTATATCGACGGCTACCTGGCACCCGTGCCCGCGCATAAGCGGGAAGCCTATATCGCCCTCGGCAAGAAGACTGGCGCAGTTCTGATGGAGTACGGCGCGCTGCGGATAGTCGAAAGCTGGATCGACGACGAGTCAGGAGACGACAGCCAATTCCACGCCGAGGACGCCAGGGGCGATCTCGAAAACAGGACCGACGGCATGGTCACCACCTTCGCCCAGGCAATGAGGACGCAGGGCGACGAGGGAGTGGTGTTCTCCTGGGTCGAGTGGCCGGATAAGGAAACGCGTGACCGTGGTCTCGCTGCGGCGATGGCCGACCCGCGCATGCAGGTGAATGACGAGGAAGGAGCCTTCGACGGGAAGCGGCTTATCGCGTCCGGGTTCACGCCGATCTTGGAGTTCTAG
- a CDS encoding monodechloroaminopyrrolnitrin synthase PrnB family protein translates to MAPACSLGFYSPQPCQLPSLNRAANVEALVHLLQGLCEKASRLEGADPARAAAVMRDLGMCLGSLEHHGYEPLERVPQLEPVLRRLGERTGLPPRDTLLHYSVWNPPGDRLRTYPGLPDEEQLIQSVRLAIPPLESAITRLAELHEVPVRAPDFVPLCTQVLEGLRQLVESIAHAHRHVSPHVFATELRSYYDPILIGGTPYLGPGAVEMPLFVLEHLPWGSSSKEARYLAFKERYVPYILPELRALYRRHVGRPSLVDRVLEEVHALEEPDDAARAGVDTLRWQTSALGVNQALPRLKRRCHPDTCLGDNRCHRVVGP, encoded by the coding sequence GTGGCCCCCGCATGCTCGCTCGGGTTCTATTCCCCCCAGCCATGCCAGCTGCCCTCCCTCAATCGGGCCGCGAACGTGGAGGCGCTCGTCCACCTCCTACAGGGGCTGTGCGAGAAGGCGAGCCGGCTCGAAGGGGCGGACCCCGCGCGGGCCGCGGCGGTCATGAGGGACCTCGGCATGTGTCTGGGCTCCCTCGAGCACCATGGATACGAGCCCCTCGAGCGCGTGCCCCAGCTGGAGCCGGTTTTGCGACGGCTCGGGGAGCGCACCGGGCTGCCTCCGCGCGACACGTTGTTGCACTACTCGGTGTGGAACCCCCCGGGTGACAGGCTCCGGACGTACCCCGGCCTGCCCGACGAGGAGCAGCTCATCCAGAGCGTTCGCCTGGCCATCCCCCCACTGGAGTCGGCCATCACCCGCCTGGCGGAGCTGCACGAGGTCCCCGTGCGGGCCCCCGACTTCGTGCCTCTGTGCACCCAGGTGCTGGAGGGGCTGCGCCAGCTCGTGGAGTCCATCGCGCATGCTCACCGGCACGTGTCGCCCCACGTCTTCGCAACCGAGCTCCGCTCCTACTACGACCCCATCCTCATCGGGGGGACGCCGTACTTGGGACCCGGGGCCGTGGAGATGCCCCTCTTCGTGCTCGAACACCTGCCGTGGGGCTCGAGTTCGAAGGAGGCGAGGTACCTCGCCTTCAAGGAACGCTATGTCCCGTACATCCTCCCAGAGCTGCGCGCGTTGTACCGTCGGCACGTGGGCCGACCCTCGCTGGTCGACCGCGTGTTGGAGGAGGTGCACGCCCTCGAGGAGCCCGACGACGCGGCGCGCGCCGGCGTGGACACTCTGCGGTGGCAGACATCGGCGCTGGGAGTGAATCAGGCATTGCCGCGACTCAAACGGAGATGCCATCCAGACACGTGCCTGGGCGACAATCGCTGCCATCGTGTCGTTGGGCCGTGA
- a CDS encoding sterol desaturase family protein, whose amino-acid sequence MEEMKLTLDAAKAEERLHWAEVLKQWIWDKDIRLQRAGPQAIVFAVIAAVALAVELSYHQGALSLREALSAQSVVIFYNVKAVLLSSVDASLGSWIIAVSFARILFGLVVGIADLVFYEKITGRPFDWNAMVSISAVNVVFLLTAVFTFMNPAVTDLLVQYERLIQHVPTLVNLNGALALVVAALLGDFCFYWSHRWCHKVRFFWNLGHVNHHRSKNLSQLTQAVDPQSFFLDTAGGKVFVLLLLPVMTKLFTLDFRDSGWVLIVLLVLDVWTNPSHSVVLYYAETRSRVLRWFRWFLVTPAVHFTHHSREPEHNVTDGCNFGARVTLWDRLLGTYVEPPPRIPEAGLFSDETDYCNNPVRFILHPYVRMFTELRQNKLKYWPAILFGPTTYDPPVPVQSKH is encoded by the coding sequence ATGGAGGAAATGAAACTCACGCTGGACGCTGCCAAGGCAGAGGAGCGTCTACATTGGGCGGAAGTGCTGAAGCAATGGATCTGGGACAAGGACATCCGCCTTCAGCGGGCCGGACCGCAGGCCATTGTCTTCGCCGTCATCGCAGCCGTGGCGCTCGCCGTCGAGCTGTCCTATCACCAAGGCGCGCTCAGCCTGCGCGAGGCCCTGTCGGCCCAGAGCGTGGTGATTTTCTATAACGTCAAGGCCGTGCTGCTCTCCAGCGTCGATGCCTCCCTCGGCTCGTGGATCATCGCCGTCAGTTTCGCGCGGATCCTGTTTGGCCTCGTCGTTGGAATCGCCGACCTGGTGTTCTACGAGAAGATCACGGGCCGCCCGTTCGACTGGAATGCCATGGTCTCCATCTCCGCGGTCAATGTCGTGTTTCTGCTGACCGCCGTGTTCACCTTCATGAATCCGGCGGTCACGGATCTCTTGGTGCAATACGAGCGCCTGATCCAGCACGTCCCGACCCTGGTGAACCTGAACGGCGCGCTCGCGCTGGTGGTGGCCGCCCTCCTCGGTGACTTCTGCTTCTACTGGTCGCACCGCTGGTGCCACAAGGTCCGGTTCTTCTGGAACCTCGGGCACGTCAACCACCATCGCTCCAAGAACCTGTCACAGTTGACGCAGGCGGTTGATCCGCAATCCTTCTTCCTGGACACGGCCGGCGGCAAGGTGTTCGTCCTCCTCCTGCTGCCCGTGATGACGAAGCTCTTCACCCTGGATTTCCGTGACAGCGGCTGGGTGCTCATCGTCCTGTTGGTGCTCGACGTCTGGACCAACCCGTCCCACTCGGTCGTTCTCTACTACGCCGAGACCCGGAGCCGCGTGCTGCGGTGGTTCCGCTGGTTCCTCGTGACCCCCGCGGTGCATTTCACCCACCATTCACGCGAGCCGGAGCACAATGTGACGGATGGGTGCAACTTCGGCGCGCGGGTGACCCTCTGGGACCGCCTGCTCGGGACCTACGTCGAGCCGCCTCCCCGCATTCCCGAGGCGGGCTTGTTCAGCGACGAAACGGACTACTGCAACAACCCCGTGCGGTTCATCCTCCACCCCTACGTCCGGATGTTCACGGAGCTCCGTCAGAACAAGCTGAAGTACTGGCCGGCGATCCTCTTTGGCCCGACCACCTACGATCCGCCGGTGCCCGTCCAGAGCAAGCATTGA
- a CDS encoding DUF1993 domain-containing protein yields MDISLYQASLPTLVRMLRNLEQILAKAAAFAEKERMSPELLLERRLHPDMFSLSRQVEIIVSGAKGCAARLARRIAPDDESPEFAVFNRGAEQSFGERLTSFAALRTLVQEALGYLEGISQAEIDAAPEQPVSVAKPGEVRVFENPRSFVLRSVLPNLYFHITVVYALLRSAGVALGKQDFEGAPAYQVQRT; encoded by the coding sequence ATGGACATTTCCCTCTATCAAGCCAGCCTCCCCACCCTGGTCCGCATGTTGCGGAACCTGGAGCAGATCCTCGCGAAGGCCGCCGCCTTCGCGGAGAAAGAACGGATGAGCCCGGAGCTGCTTCTGGAGCGCCGCCTTCATCCGGACATGTTCTCGCTCTCCAGACAGGTGGAGATCATCGTCTCGGGCGCGAAGGGGTGCGCCGCTCGCCTGGCCCGCCGCATCGCTCCGGACGATGAGTCGCCGGAGTTCGCGGTCTTCAACCGGGGCGCCGAACAGTCGTTCGGCGAACGACTGACGTCGTTCGCCGCTCTGCGGACCCTGGTCCAGGAGGCCCTCGGTTATCTGGAAGGAATCTCCCAGGCGGAGATCGACGCCGCGCCAGAACAGCCCGTCTCGGTGGCCAAGCCGGGGGAGGTTCGCGTCTTCGAGAATCCTCGCTCCTTCGTGCTCCGCTCCGTTCTGCCGAACCTCTATTTCCACATCACCGTGGTGTACGCGCTGCTCAGGTCGGCAGGGGTCGCCTTGGGCAAACAGGACTTCGAGGGTGCCCCGGCCTACCAGGTCCAACGCACCTAG
- a CDS encoding amidase, producing MKKPSPSSGTPRDLSRRTFLGGAAVASTLVALDVQAQPSANSTPPAAPRGSAFELEEATLAGLQADLTSGKHTAHGLTERYLARIQEVDRGGTALGSVIELNPDALAIAAALDAERKAKGPRGPLHGIPVLIKDNIGTADKMQTTAGSLALVGAVPSRDAFVVERLRAAGAVILGKTNLSEWANFRSTHSCSGWSGRGGQCRNPYALDRTPSGSSSGSGAATAANLCAVSVGTETDGSIVSPSAACSLVGLKPTVGLVSRSGIVPLSHTQDSAGPMARTVTDAAVLLGVLAGVDPSDAVTAASQRHAHADYTRFLDVNGLKGARIGVPRERFFGYHPATDALIERALDVLKARGAELIEAPIPSAAKLDEPELEVLLHDFKADIEAYLAGLGERTRLKTLADLIRFNEEHRDTELAWFGQELFHQAQEKGPLTDKKYRKALEACRKLSREQGLDAVMAKHKLDALVAPTQAPPGLIDLVNGDHWLGSSSTPAAVAGYPSITVPAGYIAGLPVGLSFIGKAWSEPTLLRLAFAYEQATKHRRPPTFAPTADLRPAKV from the coding sequence ATGAAGAAACCCTCTCCCTCCTCCGGGACTCCCCGGGATCTGAGCCGCCGCACGTTCCTGGGTGGCGCGGCCGTCGCCAGCACGCTCGTGGCCCTGGATGTCCAGGCCCAGCCCTCCGCGAACTCCACCCCTCCCGCCGCTCCGCGCGGCTCGGCCTTCGAGCTGGAGGAGGCCACGCTCGCCGGGCTTCAGGCGGACCTCACGTCGGGGAAACACACCGCGCACGGCCTCACGGAGCGCTACCTCGCGCGCATCCAGGAAGTCGACAGGGGAGGCACCGCGCTCGGGTCCGTCATCGAGCTCAACCCGGACGCGCTCGCCATCGCGGCGGCACTCGACGCGGAGCGCAAGGCGAAGGGGCCTCGGGGCCCGCTGCACGGCATTCCCGTGCTCATCAAGGACAACATCGGGACGGCGGACAAGATGCAGACCACCGCGGGCTCGCTCGCGCTCGTGGGCGCCGTGCCCTCGCGGGATGCGTTCGTGGTGGAGCGCTTGAGGGCCGCGGGCGCGGTCATCCTCGGCAAGACGAACCTCAGCGAGTGGGCCAACTTCCGTTCCACGCACTCGTGCAGCGGTTGGAGCGGGCGGGGAGGGCAGTGCCGCAATCCCTACGCGCTGGACCGCACGCCGTCGGGTTCCAGCTCGGGCTCGGGGGCGGCCACGGCGGCGAACCTGTGCGCGGTGTCCGTGGGCACGGAGACGGATGGCTCCATCGTCTCGCCCTCGGCGGCGTGCTCGCTCGTGGGGCTCAAGCCGACGGTGGGGCTCGTGAGCCGCTCGGGCATCGTGCCCCTGTCACATACCCAGGACAGCGCGGGCCCCATGGCGCGCACGGTGACGGACGCGGCCGTGCTGCTCGGGGTGCTCGCGGGGGTGGATCCGAGCGACGCGGTGACGGCCGCGAGCCAGCGCCATGCGCACGCGGACTACACGCGCTTCCTCGACGTGAACGGGTTGAAGGGCGCGCGCATCGGCGTGCCGCGCGAGCGGTTCTTCGGCTACCACCCCGCCACGGACGCGCTCATCGAGCGGGCGTTGGACGTGCTGAAGGCGCGAGGCGCGGAGCTCATCGAGGCGCCCATCCCCTCGGCGGCGAAGCTGGACGAGCCGGAGTTGGAGGTGCTGCTCCACGACTTCAAGGCGGACATCGAGGCGTACCTCGCGGGGCTGGGGGAGCGGACGCGGCTGAAGACGCTGGCGGACCTCATCCGGTTCAACGAGGAGCACCGGGACACGGAACTGGCGTGGTTTGGCCAGGAGCTCTTCCATCAGGCGCAGGAGAAGGGGCCGCTGACGGACAAGAAGTACCGCAAGGCGTTGGAGGCGTGCCGGAAGCTGTCGAGGGAGCAGGGCCTCGACGCGGTGATGGCGAAGCACAAGCTGGACGCACTGGTGGCGCCGACGCAGGCGCCTCCGGGGCTCATCGACCTGGTGAACGGAGACCATTGGCTGGGAAGCAGTTCCACGCCAGCGGCGGTGGCGGGCTACCCGAGCATCACCGTGCCCGCGGGTTATATCGCCGGACTGCCGGTGGGCCTGTCCTTCATCGGGAAGGCCTGGAGCGAGCCCACGCTGTTGCGGCTCGCCTTCGCCTACGAGCAGGCCACGAAGCATCGCCGCCCGCCCACGTTCGCCCCGACGGCGGACCTGCGCCCCGCCAAGGTGTAG
- a CDS encoding bifunctional serine/threonine-protein kinase/formylglycine-generating enzyme family protein, producing the protein MSECLTDETLARFLDGRLTEDELACMHEHMDECSQCREFVLGLIHHTSTQEETAPLPIAGWTPPTEFDEFRLVRPLGQGAMGVVYLAQDTRLRRLVAVKFIASRHPEEQARERFHKEAQAIAQLQHTNVVTVFRIGQVGDHPYIVTEYLEGQTLSTLELPLPWRRALGLGVGLARGLEAAHAAGVLHRDLKPSNAFLTRSGEVKLLDFGLAEFVDHSTPGEPGLSRTVVGTPSYMAPELFQRKSATPQSDLYALGVVLYQLCTGKLPARSWAGSEKSPLEPARPSEDEGTPPLTEDVPGIDLDFASLIQRCLHVAPDQRYGSAEALRAALERLHVPEVRWEGNPYRGLASFEAEHRALFFGRDADIEGVLERLRRQPLVLIAGDSGIGKSSLCRAGILPRATQGALDGSRHFTSLTLQPGRRPLVTLAAALVPVLNRPEDELGAWLAEQPGRLGPALRALYGPGRGLLLFVDQLEELITLSEPAQAEHFARLLGELGELTVSSSGVRVLLAVRGDFLTRAGVLPGLDTAFERALYLLRPLSADGVREAIVGPARGRGVTFETAALQTLVEAMDRGSGSLPLLQFALAELWERRDSVRGHITQASLEAMGGVAGALSRHADAVLAPLHEAGQRAARQLLGLLITAEGTRGERSEEELLAVSPEAGAALRALVEGRLIQARAVGGRTHYELAHEALITSWGTLRRWLDEDVGQRALRQRLEVARAEWERLGHPEELLWRKRQLDEARALPAADPGSREQDFLRASWRAVRREELRRGLAMFLVVFLMGGLYGGLSLWGHLETQRFVGEKRGLVRAEFALGHEWSQRASAARTRALELFDPEGTGTKGDPHQRWAEAEELWREEALQAFNIADAAHAEAWRALEDILERVGNETDTHELRIQLTHERLLLAEEFHRTEASAQFLLDLKRLTATDPVWRERLDALAGLEIQTTPPGAGVELCRYKKSKGMWRCEPVSLPSPQTPIARLSLEAGSYHLRFNREGQAPVDLPLLLERGKTEQIHLDLPAFVPEGYVYIPPGCFLMGSNDPEEVRDFMRSMPMHKRCMTEGYLMGKDEVTLGDWMAYLDSGAATKEERSLLEKEKSSAWGALTLRPLSAGSWEFSLELASGRVLKARDDERLRYPHRSLRQEQDWRRFPLAGISAEEISGYLSWLNRTGRLPGARLCDEMEWVRAARGADDRRYPHGSRLEPDDANFDETYGRQPENFGPDEVGAHPAAVSPFGIHDMAGNVSEMVQPPVADLGDIVIPGGAWYFERIVAFIPNRQAFTATSRDVTVGVRLCASRPMP; encoded by the coding sequence ATGTCCGAATGTCTGACGGATGAGACCCTCGCGAGGTTCCTCGATGGGAGGCTGACCGAGGATGAGCTGGCCTGTATGCATGAGCACATGGATGAATGCTCCCAATGCCGTGAGTTCGTCCTCGGGCTCATCCACCACACTTCCACCCAGGAAGAGACGGCGCCGCTTCCCATCGCGGGTTGGACACCTCCCACCGAGTTCGATGAGTTCCGTCTGGTGCGCCCGCTCGGCCAAGGTGCCATGGGTGTCGTCTACCTCGCACAGGACACGCGGCTGCGACGGTTGGTCGCGGTGAAGTTCATCGCCTCGCGCCATCCGGAGGAGCAGGCCCGAGAGCGGTTCCACAAGGAGGCGCAGGCCATCGCGCAACTGCAACACACCAACGTCGTCACCGTGTTCCGCATCGGCCAGGTGGGTGACCACCCCTACATCGTCACCGAGTACCTCGAAGGACAAACCCTGAGCACGCTGGAGCTGCCGCTGCCCTGGCGACGTGCCCTCGGTCTGGGGGTCGGTCTGGCGCGAGGGCTCGAGGCCGCCCATGCCGCGGGAGTGCTGCACCGGGATCTCAAGCCCTCCAATGCCTTCCTCACCCGCTCGGGTGAAGTGAAGCTGCTCGACTTCGGGCTGGCCGAGTTCGTCGACCACTCCACCCCCGGCGAGCCGGGCCTCTCGCGTACCGTCGTGGGAACACCCTCCTACATGGCACCCGAGCTCTTCCAGAGAAAATCGGCGACGCCACAGAGCGATCTCTATGCGCTCGGCGTGGTCCTCTATCAGTTGTGCACGGGGAAGCTGCCCGCGCGCTCCTGGGCCGGGAGCGAGAAATCTCCTCTCGAGCCCGCGCGGCCCTCGGAGGACGAGGGCACGCCTCCGCTCACCGAGGACGTGCCGGGCATCGATCTGGACTTCGCCTCGCTCATCCAGCGCTGCCTCCACGTCGCTCCCGACCAGCGCTACGGCTCCGCCGAGGCCCTGCGTGCCGCGCTCGAGCGACTCCATGTGCCCGAGGTGCGCTGGGAGGGCAATCCCTACCGGGGCCTGGCGTCCTTCGAGGCCGAGCACCGCGCGCTCTTCTTCGGGCGCGACGCCGACATCGAAGGGGTGCTCGAGCGCCTGCGCCGCCAGCCCCTCGTCCTTATCGCCGGGGACTCGGGGATCGGCAAGTCCTCACTGTGCCGCGCCGGCATCCTCCCTCGGGCCACCCAGGGCGCGCTCGACGGCTCCCGCCACTTCACTTCCCTCACGCTCCAGCCCGGCCGACGTCCTCTCGTGACCCTCGCCGCCGCGCTCGTGCCCGTCCTCAATCGGCCAGAGGACGAGCTCGGCGCCTGGCTCGCCGAGCAGCCCGGACGGCTGGGGCCAGCGCTCCGGGCCCTCTACGGGCCAGGGCGGGGTCTGCTCCTCTTCGTCGACCAGCTCGAGGAGCTCATCACCCTCAGCGAGCCCGCCCAGGCGGAGCACTTCGCGCGACTCCTGGGGGAGTTGGGCGAGTTGACCGTGTCCTCGTCCGGAGTCCGCGTGCTCCTCGCGGTGCGCGGTGATTTCCTCACCCGGGCCGGTGTATTGCCGGGCCTGGACACCGCGTTCGAGCGGGCGCTCTACCTGCTGCGGCCCCTGAGCGCCGACGGGGTCCGCGAGGCCATTGTCGGCCCCGCCCGGGGTCGAGGCGTGACCTTCGAGACCGCGGCCCTCCAGACCCTCGTCGAGGCCATGGATCGGGGCTCGGGCAGCCTGCCCCTGCTCCAGTTCGCCCTGGCCGAGTTGTGGGAGCGCCGGGACTCCGTCAGGGGCCACATCACCCAGGCCTCGCTGGAGGCCATGGGGGGCGTGGCCGGCGCGCTGTCGCGCCATGCCGACGCGGTGCTCGCGCCGCTCCACGAGGCCGGGCAGCGGGCCGCGCGTCAACTGCTCGGCCTGCTCATCACGGCCGAGGGGACCCGTGGCGAGCGAAGCGAAGAGGAACTTCTCGCGGTCTCCCCGGAGGCCGGCGCCGCCCTGCGAGCGCTCGTCGAAGGTCGCCTGATCCAGGCGCGCGCCGTGGGTGGACGGACCCACTACGAGCTGGCCCACGAGGCACTCATCACGAGTTGGGGGACGTTGCGTCGCTGGCTCGATGAGGACGTCGGCCAGCGCGCGCTCCGGCAGCGTCTGGAGGTGGCTCGTGCCGAGTGGGAGCGTCTGGGGCATCCCGAGGAGCTCCTCTGGCGCAAGCGCCAGTTGGATGAGGCGCGGGCTCTCCCCGCCGCCGACCCGGGCTCGCGCGAGCAGGACTTCCTCCGGGCTTCATGGCGCGCCGTGCGCCGCGAGGAGCTGCGCCGCGGATTGGCCATGTTCCTCGTCGTGTTCCTGATGGGAGGGCTCTATGGCGGATTGAGTCTGTGGGGGCATCTGGAGACCCAGCGCTTCGTCGGCGAGAAGCGGGGCCTCGTCCGGGCGGAGTTCGCCCTGGGGCACGAATGGAGTCAGCGCGCCAGCGCCGCCCGCACTCGGGCGCTCGAGCTGTTCGACCCTGAAGGCACCGGGACGAAAGGAGACCCTCACCAGCGCTGGGCGGAGGCCGAGGAGCTCTGGCGCGAGGAGGCGCTCCAGGCGTTCAACATCGCCGACGCCGCCCATGCCGAAGCGTGGCGAGCTCTCGAAGATATCCTCGAGCGCGTCGGCAATGAGACGGATACGCACGAACTCCGCATCCAGCTCACCCATGAGCGCCTCCTGCTCGCCGAGGAATTCCACCGCACGGAGGCAAGCGCCCAGTTCCTCCTGGACCTCAAGCGGCTGACGGCCACGGACCCCGTCTGGCGGGAGCGGCTCGATGCGTTGGCGGGGCTCGAGATCCAGACCACGCCGCCGGGCGCGGGTGTCGAACTCTGTCGGTACAAAAAGTCCAAGGGCATGTGGCGGTGCGAGCCCGTGAGTTTGCCCAGCCCCCAGACGCCCATCGCCCGGCTGTCCCTCGAGGCGGGCTCCTATCATCTCCGCTTCAATCGAGAGGGCCAGGCGCCGGTCGACCTTCCGCTCCTGCTCGAGCGGGGCAAGACCGAGCAGATCCACCTCGACCTTCCCGCCTTCGTGCCCGAGGGCTACGTCTACATTCCCCCCGGGTGCTTCCTCATGGGCAGCAACGACCCGGAAGAAGTGCGGGACTTCATGCGCAGCATGCCGATGCACAAGCGCTGCATGACGGAGGGCTACCTCATGGGCAAGGACGAGGTGACCCTGGGCGACTGGATGGCGTATCTCGACTCCGGGGCCGCGACGAAGGAGGAGCGAAGCCTGCTGGAGAAGGAGAAATCCAGCGCGTGGGGGGCGCTCACGCTGCGGCCCCTGAGCGCTGGCTCCTGGGAGTTTTCCCTCGAGTTGGCGAGTGGGCGCGTCCTCAAGGCGCGCGACGACGAGCGCCTGCGCTACCCCCACCGGAGCCTGCGCCAGGAGCAGGACTGGCGCCGCTTCCCCCTCGCGGGGATCTCCGCCGAGGAGATCTCGGGCTACCTCTCCTGGCTGAACCGCACCGGGCGGCTGCCGGGAGCGCGCCTGTGCGATGAGATGGAGTGGGTGCGTGCCGCGCGGGGGGCCGACGATCGCAGGTATCCGCACGGCTCCCGGCTCGAGCCGGACGATGCCAATTTCGATGAGACCTATGGCCGTCAGCCCGAGAACTTCGGGCCCGATGAGGTCGGCGCCCATCCCGCCGCGGTGAGCCCCTTTGGCATCCACGACATGGCGGGCAATGTCTCCGAGATGGTTCAACCGCCGGTCGCGGATCTCGGTGACATCGTCATTCCGGGGGGCGCCTGGTATTTCGAGCGCATCGTGGCGTTCATTCCCAATCGTCAGGCCTTCACCGCCACGTCTCGGGATGTCACCGTGGGTGTGCGCCTGTGCGCCTCAAGGCCCATGCCGTGA
- a CDS encoding ADYC domain-containing protein, whose translation MMKNPLVVVACLVVGTPVLAANPRPCHGRSLDRNGTRQGTLLWGMNGEGVLASVALDGALLEDKTLSGLRLEGGRLVASSAFHSLEGVVFQGKTLDGKSVEVALCRAEPDRMDPSRERYQIEVWRPERAMWENPCMATNPEFTPRALAVPGVWDARGARQEEAGTFTFACEAGAIAKCVEWGYKPWEEKDGKSLADIHQACTRMARADYCGNGSSHTRDGSPIDVYDERKVMTRSRVSSTLWDVRRGSFEAAWSTEGASCLSHTRDGRAVDEVMAECPDLFQRADKDLGEGDRCTVVRKEVRAEEAPLRNRSYGHGEQALFQGAAP comes from the coding sequence ATGATGAAGAATCCGCTGGTCGTTGTGGCTTGCCTCGTGGTGGGCACTCCCGTACTCGCCGCAAATCCGCGGCCCTGCCACGGCCGGAGCCTCGACCGCAATGGCACGCGACAGGGCACGCTCCTCTGGGGCATGAACGGAGAGGGCGTGCTGGCTTCGGTGGCGCTGGACGGTGCGCTGCTCGAGGACAAGACCCTGTCGGGACTGCGTCTGGAGGGGGGGCGCCTGGTGGCCTCTTCCGCTTTCCACTCCCTGGAGGGAGTGGTGTTCCAGGGGAAGACCCTCGATGGCAAGTCCGTGGAGGTGGCGCTCTGCCGCGCCGAGCCCGATCGAATGGATCCCTCCCGGGAGAGGTACCAAATCGAGGTGTGGAGGCCAGAGCGCGCGATGTGGGAGAACCCGTGCATGGCCACGAACCCTGAGTTCACACCGCGAGCGCTCGCCGTGCCGGGGGTGTGGGATGCGCGCGGTGCTCGCCAGGAGGAGGCGGGGACGTTCACCTTCGCGTGTGAGGCCGGAGCCATCGCCAAGTGCGTGGAGTGGGGCTACAAGCCATGGGAGGAGAAGGATGGGAAATCGCTGGCGGACATTCACCAGGCGTGCACGCGCATGGCGAGGGCGGACTACTGCGGGAATGGGAGCAGCCACACGCGGGATGGCAGCCCCATCGATGTCTACGATGAGCGGAAGGTGATGACGCGCTCGAGGGTGTCGTCCACGCTCTGGGATGTGCGACGGGGTTCGTTCGAGGCGGCGTGGAGCACCGAGGGCGCTTCGTGCTTGTCACATACGCGAGACGGGCGGGCGGTGGATGAGGTGATGGCGGAATGCCCCGATCTTTTCCAGAGAGCGGACAAGGACCTGGGCGAGGGCGACCGGTGCACGGTGGTGCGCAAGGAGGTACGCGCCGAGGAGGCGCCGCTGCGCAACCGCTCGTATGGCCATGGCGAGCAGGCCCTGTTTCAGGGCGCGGCGCCATAG